A genome region from Lytechinus pictus isolate F3 Inbred chromosome 14, Lp3.0, whole genome shotgun sequence includes the following:
- the LOC129276433 gene encoding arginine-glutamic acid dipeptide repeats protein-like — MGEKKEGEGETPSNQSTPTHRRKRSLENEKQDDGEHERRRSHSRKSTLESRTERNSDGEVVLYRAKDGTEYEVGDDVYMESPRAEMPYFICAVHEFKVSKRENVHVVVKWYYRQSEVPDSVYQLLMQDRHVENNSGQDLVTADPIAKNRELFISDTIETYPVSALRRKCTVYHFKDIHEAKDFEATSNTFFYILSYNPETRRLAGTQGEIRVGPSHQAVLPDIRPKLPSSRGTNLDFEELSWMPDVMNDIDLKMYLQAARSMAAFVGMCDGGSPEEGCEVASKDETTINAITVLHENHYNCGKALQELVKYPVPRSIDKKWTEEETKLFIRGLRQFGKNFFRIRKDFLQHKDTRDLVEFYYYWKKTPEANHHRIYRRHRRQSVLSRRNYGRNIRPPSSEFLDLSSASECDLDSDDSEKNLSGYACRHCFTTSSKDWHHGGRDRVLLCTDCRVYFKKYGILRPIQNPRAPPAFMFKPVREGESFDVKKNLRTRRHRELVNSSSRAGRNKHLDGVASEPSSPLNHRRGSGTYSHNSPSELSTSSEGSIKSKKIKVESDQGPDSPASLPPRIKQEPEEEELEEMEDMPEQEVEQEDEVEEEEEEEEEEGDEEDEEEEEEEDEEEEEEEKREIQMNVQDVEADVQNDEPFEGPPTCQQPIPQTDVEKETQPEPPVAESPMPERPMPEHPVPQPPVIEPRVIEPPPSAPPQIEPSVKEPPVIESPVTEPSVAVPSMPETAEIKETIEIKKEPVEEQPAPEPVMPAAVPSPVPHRPTLPTPIMPVILPPGEKKSETQQPLPHGCVQQVSTASTRHGPAVVLPPFTSTAGLFSPLAMAQRRGREPGEKESRRERSFETSFVDHMIRTELEAKDPSPKRELEEDKARSTPTDKKEIPLAPPPPMYPIGFPGGPPMPGIMGMPLIPGMSMPHIKGFQAHYQNRDQRTESPDQQALIGESSMGGRQAESGRKPEEQERSDVYRHGRDHERPSSVDRKGAGKSSKKDAESIIIDRPSQDREKEKEMERSRARMDPPPLVYSEGLPSFPHHGVGMPQMYQRGESAYMPYGKEHPTKPRDSQTPPLRRDPETRDKQENVSKPRETSLEKERRSSSPCREAEGKPSKMHPDERPGMYPPHSLPQEPIMVGNMRIKQEMPPYGYPHYPPFEHRPGHPDTAKGGPSYPPTQPLPQPPTSAAGDKGSFDISKVKAEFEAAHRSIMGDPKRMQQASVITENIHAPSGSPSAPPVPSLLHPTMRFPDGAIKIKSEMNVDEEVKIPRAIKEERKEPENEKKEGERNEEAEEEEEEEQYEDLGNRSPSPEPLMVDRLLHTSSSAKFIRHWSRRNNSCSRTDLLFSPREDSKWMRRCRDQERKKRSSSSHESDRERSSSASHDEKSAEAKDRIARRPETPPENTSADAQVVSSLTTTRVQSSPGYPLPPGSRQGQYPGPETPALRTLSEYARPHSNLPPGMLPNLIGPDPILRYQLESAYVMGNRDAQIDLVEREMRERELREREMLELREREYQGMREMEMREMREMEMRQKMGFEQVYGVRPDGVPMNAFMAQEAQAAHASAVQQAHAAQAAHAAQVAHAQATHAQAAHVQAAREAQSAHVQAAHVQAAREAQAQAAHAQAALVQATRDVHAVREAQAVREAVVAREVQVAREVQAAREAQAAREAQAAREAQAAREAQAAREAQAAREAQAAREAQAAREAQAAREAQAAREAQAAREAQAAREAQAAREAQAAREREREAREREQREAREREARSAHPEPPHPVMHPAAAAYLHAVDRERHLMGPPQSSEHLAASAERLNTERLHSERMAMIADPRIDPRVDPRVDPRVDPRIDPRVSPCSEHPIDPRLDPRVNPGMLTPTSRIPTPHHHSHSHSHTHLHFHPQEHIHHTYIPPSGLIPPPSGDPNIVPPHIPFGPTPVPMPPHSMVSPVPPPQGPVPHPRMFAPPHGIIGDPVAEQLHREQIQRQMLSERPPHI; from the exons ATGGGTGAGAAGAAGGAAGGAGAGGGGGAGACTCCCTCCAACCAGTCAACACCGACCCACAGACGAAAGCGTTCTCTTGAAAACGAGAAGCAGGATGATGGAGAACATGAGAGGAGACGGAGTCATTCTCGTAAGAGCACTCTGGAATCAAGGACAGAGCGCAATAGTGATGGTGAGGTGGTGCTTTATAGGGCAAAGGATGGCACAGAGTATGAAGTTGGAG ATGATGTTTACATGGAAAGCCCTCGAGCTGAAATGCCTTATTTCATCTGTGCTGTGCATGAATTCAAAGTG agcAAGAGAGAAAATGTCCATGTGGTTGTGAAATGGTATTATCGCCAGTCGGAAGTGCCTGATTCGGTCTACCAGCTTCTCATGCAAGATAGGCATGTGGAAAACA ATTCTGGTCAAGACCTTGTCACTGCAGATCCTATTGCCAAGAACAGAGAGCTCTTTATATCAGACACCATAGAAACGTATCCAGTATCAGCTCTAAG GCGTAAGTGTACCGTGTACCATTTCAAAGACATCCATGAAGCAAAGGACTTTGAGGCCACATCAAACACATTCTTCTACATCCTCAGCTACAATCCAGAAACAAG ACGCCTTGCCGGTACCCAGGGTGAAATCCGCGTTGGACCAAGCCATCAGGCTGTGCTACCTGATATCAGACCCAAGTTACCATCTTCTCGGGGTACTAATCTGGATTTTGAAGAGCTTAGCTGGATGCCTGACGTCATGAATGATATAGATCTCAAGATGTACCTCCAAGCAGCCAG GAGTATGGCAGCCTTTGTTGGAATGTGTGATGGGGGTTCCCCTGAGGAAGGATGTGAAGTAGCATCGAAGGATGAAACAACCATCAATGCTATCACTGTG CTTCATGAGAACCATTATAACTGTGGAAAGGCCTTGCAGGAGCTCGTCAAATACCCAGTCCCGAGATCTATTGACAAGAAATGGACGGAAGAAGAAACG AAACTGTTCATCAGGGGATTGCGGCAGTTTGGCAAGAATTTCTTCAGGATTAGGAAAGATTTCTTACAGCACAAGGATACG AGAGACTTGGTTGAGTTCTACTACTACTGGAAGAAAACACCCGAAGCTAACCATCATCGTATCTACAGACGTCATCGGAGACAGAGCGTGCTCAGTCGCAGGAACTATGGACGTAACATCAGACCACCTTCTAGTGAATTCT TGGATCTGAGTTCAGCTAGTGAGTGTGATCTTGACAGTGATGATAGTGAGAAGAATCTAAGTGGATATGCATGCAGACACTGTTTTACAACAA GCTCAAAAGACTGGCACCACGGGGGAAGAGACAGAGTTCTCCTGTGTACAGACTGTCGAGTGTACTTCAAGAAGTATGGGATCCTTCGTCCCATCCAGAACCCTCGTGCTCCGCCTGCCTTCATGTTCAAACCTGTCCGGGAAGGCGAGTCGTTCGACGTCAAGAAGAATCTACGCACAAGGAGACATAGGGAATTG GTGAACAgttcatcccgtgctggtcgtAATAAGCACTTAGACGGTGTGGCGAGCGAACCTAGCAGTCCTTTGAATCACAGGAGAGGGAGCGGTACATACAGCCATAACTCGCCCAGCGAACTCAGTACATCAAGCGAGGGCAGCATCAAGTCTAAGAAAATCAAG GTGGAGAGTGATCAAGGTCCCGACAGCCCAGCCAGCTTGCCTCCCAGGATCAAACAAGAACCGGAAGAAGAGGAGTTGGAGGAAATGGAAGACATGCCGGAGCAGGAGGTCGAACAGGAGGAcgaggtggaggaggaggaagaagaagaggaggaagagggagatgaagaagatgaggaagaggaggaggaggaagatgaagaggaggaggaagaagagaagagagagatcCAGATGAATGTTCAAGATGTTGAAGCTGATGTGCAG AATGATGAACCATTTGAAGGACCGCCAACTTGCCAACAACCTATCCCACAAACTGATGTTGAAAAGGAAACCCAGCCCGAACCGCCTGTGGCAGAATCTCCAATGCCAGAGCGTCCTATGCCCGAGCATCCTGTTCCGCAGCCACCTGTTATTGAGCCTCGCGTTATTGAGCCACCTCCTTCAGCGCCACCTCAGATAGAGCCATCCGTTAAAGAGCCACCAGTTATAGAGTCACCTGTTACAGAGCCAAGTGTTGCAGTGCCGTCAATGCCAGAGACTGCTGAAATCAAAGAGACGATTGAGATTAAGAAAGAGCCTGTAGAGGAACAGCCCGCCCCAGAACCTGTGATGCCAGCAGCTGTGCCATCACCTGTACCTCACAGGCCCACCCTCCCAACCCCCATCATGCCTGTAATCCTACCTCCAGGAGAAAAGAAGAGCGAAACACAACAACCCTTACCTCATGGTTGCGTCCAACAGGTGTCTACTGCTAGTACCAGGCACGGACCGGCAGTGGTGCTACCACCCTTCACCTCTACAGCAGGTTTGTTCTCTCCATTGGCCATGGCTCAGAGGCGAGGTAGGGAACCTGGAGAGAAGGAATCTAGGAGGGAGAGGAGCTTTGAGACCAGTTTCGTGGACCACATGATTCGGACAGAGCTGGAAGCCAAGGATCCGTCACCTAAGCGAGAACTTGAAGAGGACAAGGCGAGGAGCACTCCTACTGACAAGAAGGAGATTCCTCTTGCTCCACCTCCGCCTATGTATCCTATTGGTTTTCCAGGTGGTCCACCCATGCCAGGGATAATGGGTATGCCACTGATTCCTGGTATGTCCATGCCTCATATCAAGGGATTTCAGGCTCATTACCAGAATAGGGACCAAAGGACTGAAAGTCCAGATCAACAGGCACTCATTGGAGAGTCTTCAATGGGTGGGAGGCAAGCCGAGAGTGGGAGGAAGCCAGAAGAACAGGAAAGGAGTGATGTATATCGCCATGGCAGGGATCATGAACGCCCATCCTCTGTTGATAGAAAGGGTGCTGGAAAAAGCAGCAAGAAGGATGCGGAATCCATCATCATAGATCGTCCTAGTCAGGacagggagaaagaaaaggagatggaaCGTAGCAGGGCAAGAATGGATCCTCCACCGTTGGTGTACAGTGAAGGGTTGCCAAGTTTCCCCCATCACGGAGTTGGAATGCCTCAGATGTACCAAAGGGGCGAGTCAGCTTACATGCCGTATGGAAAGGAACATCCTACTAAACCAAGGGACAGTCAAACACCCCCATTGAGACGAGATCCTGAAACTCGCGACAAACAAGAGAATGTGTCCAAACCAAGGGAAACCTCtttggagaaagagagaaggtcCAGTTCTCCTTGTCGGGAGGCTGAAGGGAAACCAAGCAAGATGCATCCAGATGAAAGGCCAGGGATGTACCCCCCGCATTCTCTTCCGCAAGAACCTATCATGGTCGGTAATATGCGTATCAAACAAGAGATGCCACCGTATGGCTACCCTCATTATCCTCCCTTTGAGCACCGACCGGGCCACCCTGACACTGCTAAAGGAGGACCATCTTACCCACCCACCCAACCACTTCCTCAACCACCTACATCGGCTGCTGGTGATAAGGGATCCTTTGATATCTCCAAGGTGAAGGCTGAATTTGAAGCTGCGCATAGGAGCATCATGGGTGACCCGAAGCGTATGCAGCAGGCATCTGTCATCACTGAAAACATTCATGCTCCTAGTGGATCGCCATCTGCACCACCTGTCCCATCCCTGCTGCATCCGACAATGAGATTCCCTGATGGGGCAATCAAAATCAAGTCGGAAATGAATGTCGATGAGGAGGTAAAGATACCAAGGGCGATTaaagaagagaggaaagaacctgagaatgagaagaaggaaggagaaaggaaTGAGGAAgcggaagaagaggaggaagaagagcaGTATGAAGATCTTGGTAATCGTTCTCCATCCCCAGAGCCTTTGATGGTTGATAGGCTTCTACACACAAGTTCTTCTGCAAA ATTCATACGTCACTGGTCACGTAGGAACAACTCCTGCAGTCGAACAGACCTCCTGTTCTCACCTCGAGAGGATTCTAAATGGATGCGACGATGTCGTgaccaagaaagaaagaagcgtTCTAGTAGTAGTCATGAATCAGACAGAGAGAGAAGCTCTTCAGCTAGCCATGATGAAAAGAGCGCTGAAGCAAAGGATAGAATAGCT AGACGTCCCGAAACGCCCCCAGAGAATACAAGTGCAGATGCCCAGGTGGTAAGTTCTCTGACTACAACCCGAGTGCAGAGCAGTCCAGGATATCCCCTACCACCGGGATCAAGGCAGGGTCAATACCCAGGTCCTGAAACACCAGCCCTTCGTACACTCAGTGAATACGCTAGGCCTCACTCCAACCTACCACCGGGAATGCTACCAAACCTTATCGGACCAGACCCCATCCTGAGGTACCAGCTGGAGTCTGCGTACGTCATGGGAAACAGAGATGCGCAGATCGACCTGGTGGAACGGGAGATGAGGGAAAGGGAGCTTCGTGAGAGGGAAATGCTGGAGCTGAGAGAGAGGGAGTACCAAGGAATGAGGGAAATGGAGATGAGAGAGATGAGAGAGATGGAGATGAGACAGAAGATGGGTTTTGAACAGGTGTATGGGGTTCGGCCTGATGGGGTACCGATGAATGCTTTCATGGCCCAAGAAGCGCAGGCTGCTCATGCGTCGGCTGTACAACAGGCCCATGCAGCTCAGGCAGCTCATGCGGCACAGGTTGCTCATGCTCAGGCGACTCACGCACAAGCAGCTCATGTGCAAGCAGCAAGAGAGGCACAGTCAGCTCACGTCCAGGCTGCCCATGTCCAAGCTGCCAGAGAGGCCCAAGCACAAGCTGCTCATGCCCAGGCAGCTCTTGTTCAAGCAACCAGAGATGTTCATGCAGTCAGGGAGGCACAGGCAGTGAGGGAAGCTGTGGTCGCAAGAGAAGTGCAGGTTGCGAGGGAGGTGCAAGCAGCACGTGAGGCCCAGGCTGCGAGAGAAGCACAGGCTGCCCGTGAGGCACAGGCCGCCAGGGAAGCCCAGGCAGcacgcgaagcgcaagcagcGCGTGAAGCTCAGGCTGCAAGAGAAGCACAAGCTGCTCGTGAAGCACAGGCGGCCAGGGAAGCGCAAGCTGCAAGAGAAGCACAAGCGGCGAGAGAGGCTCAGGCTGCAAGGGAAGCCCAGGCGGCACGCGAGGCACAAGCTGCACGTGAGCGTGAGCGCGAGGCTCGCGAGAGAGAACAAAGAGAAGCGCGTGAACGGGAGGCTCGCTCTGCTCACCCGGAACCTCCCCATCCTGTCATGCACCCTGCAGCAGCTGCATACCTCCATGCTGTTGATAGGGAAAGGCATCTGATGGGCCCACCACAAAGCAGCGAACATTTAGCTGCCAGTGCAGAGCGCCTGAATACTGAGCGTTTGCATTCTGAACGTATGGCTATGATAGCTGATCCGAGGATTGACCCTCGTGTAGACCCTAGGGTAGATCCAAGGGTGGACCCAAGAATAGATCCCAGAGTTAGTCCATGCTCAGAGCATCCTATAGATCCTAGATTAGACCCAAGGGTGAATCCTGGAATGCTCACCCCTACCAGTCGTATCCCCACCCCCCACCATCATTCCCACTCCCACTCCCACACACACCTACATTTCCATCCCCAGGAACACATACACCATACCTACATCCCTCCATCTGGACTTATTCCCCCTCCCTCGGGAGACCCCAACATTGTACCCCCTCACATTCCCTTTGGACCGACCCCGGTACCCATGCCCCCGCACTCCATGGTAAGCCCCGTACCCCCTCCACAGGGCCCTGTACCCCATCCTCGAATGTTTGCCCCACCTCATGGTATCATAGGTGACCCAGTGGCTGAACAGCTCCACAGAGAGCAGATACAGAGACAGATGCTATCAGAAAGACCACCCCATATCTGA